One window from the genome of Crassostrea angulata isolate pt1a10 chromosome 2, ASM2561291v2, whole genome shotgun sequence encodes:
- the LOC128174605 gene encoding uncharacterized protein F54H12.2-like encodes MAANEKTGIVNLPLQSMFSQMDVYLNNKLVSFNTNNYPWKAYLKTILFSGKDELYSQKQSELFYKDEGNINDANAYNGGNAGLVMRYAYTQQSKVFELEGNLMEDIFDTDKYLINGVDVYIKLFRSSAPFVIISANSTPAYKIELLDVVYKVAKVRVDPGVLLNHSKQIEATPVKYTLTRNELKMNTIPKGSTEFYWDNIFPQAIPDRIVVGLVDQKAVNGDYTTNPFNFEHMGLTDVGIYINGESVPGRPLKTDFSAGLYSDAFVRLFEASGKWNNDAGLIISRDDFGKGYSLFVFTVDPCGFGDEYLNLIRRGNTRLELKFKQATSKAVNAIVFATFSSLLEIDKSRDINYIQP; translated from the coding sequence ATGGCTGCAAACGAAAAAACCGGTATCGTTAACTTACCTCTACAAAGTATGTTCTCCCAGATGGACGTCTACTTGAACAACAAGTTAGTCTCTTTTAATACCAATAACTACCCTTGGAAGGCGTACCTCAAAACAATCTTATTCAGCGGAAAAGACGAGCTATATTCACAGAAACAATCTGAGCTATTTTATAAAGATGAGGGAAATATTAACGACGCAAATGCATATAACGGAGGCAATGCAGGACTGGTCATGCGATATGCTTACACACAGCAAAGTAAAGTCTTTGAATTGGAAGGAAACCTAATGGAAGATATCTTTGATACAGATAAATACTTAATAAATGGGGTAGACGTCTACATCAAACTATTTAGATCCAGTGCTCCTTTTGTCATCATATCTGCCAATAGTACTCCGGCATATAAAATAGAATTACTAGACGTCGTGTACAAGGTGGCCAAAGTGCGGGTAGATCCTGGTGTTTTGCTAAACCACAGTAAACAGATTGAAGCCACTCCTGTAAAGTATACCTTAACCAGAAatgagctaaaaatgaatacCATACCAAAAGGATCCACAGAGTTTTATTGGGACAATATATTTCCTCAGGCGATACCCGATCGCATCGTGGTAGGTCTGGTGGACCAAAAAGCTGTGAATGGGGATTACACAACTAATCCCTTCAACTTTGAGCATATGGGATTAACAGATGTCGGGATATATATTAACGGGGAAAGCGTACCCGGTAGACCATTAAAGACAGACTTTTCAGCGGGACTTTATTCAGATGCCTTTGTACGTTTATTTGAAGCCTCTGGGAAATGGAACAACGATGCTGGACTGATCATCTCCCGTGATGACTTTGGAAAAGGATATTCACTCTTTGTATTTACAGTAGATCCGTGTGGGTTTGGAGATGAGTATTTAAATCTGATACGTCGGGGCAACACCAGACTGGAGTTGAAATTCAAACAAGCAACAAGCAAAGCCGTCAACGCCATAGTATTTGCAACCTTTTCATCTCTACTAGAGATCGACAAATCACGAGACATCAATTACATTCAGCCATGA
- the LOC128173299 gene encoding uncharacterized protein LOC128173299, giving the protein MEQKHQNVIKANYSTLVKKMVAVSVAGHLYNSNIITEEMREQIEAEKTNYDKSRKLIRIILGRGSRAFMGLRTALMKANQADLSRLLMKKDDDTKTEYERKLDMARSLVICTKERGGSLNEAKKTDQHSHEPRCRIPLDDFNDVFLTVMPFKGEIYVHIRHFTESRGRFIATKKGVTFPLARWLKFESLLPDIQNYIDNTEKENEEVQWHVGGGVFISLSPGYSTVDIRHFWKPDNVQEPTPTRKGVTLNKKKFLRLKDVIEELHEYVPELEDIEHCILSESHQNQLGMLSCPECTPFGYDPQDSISLEYNVYDLQDPETIESDLE; this is encoded by the coding sequence ATGGAACAGAAACATCAAAACGTTATAAAGGCAAATTATTCGACACTGGTGAAGAAAATGGTGGCTGTTTCTGTTGCAGGACACCTTTACAATTCAAACATAATTACCGAAGAAATGAGAGAACAGATAGAGGCAGAAAAAACCAATTATGACAAAAGCAGAAAATTGATCAGAATAATTTTAGGCAGAGGTTCAAGAGCATTTATGGGACTGAGAACAGCATTAATGAAAGCTAATCAAGCCGACTTGTCCCGGCTCCTAATGAAAAAAGACGATGACACAAAGACTGAGTACGAAAGGAAGCTGGATATGGCAAGATCATTAGTCATTTGTACGAAAGAAAGAGGGGGTTCCTTAAACGAAGCAAAGAAAACTGATCAACACTCTCATGAGCCAAGATGTAGGATACCTTTGGATGATTTTAACGACGTATTTCTTACCGTAATGCCTTTTAAAGGGGAGATTTACGTTCACATCCGTCATTTCACAGAATCACGTGGTCGTTTTATTGCCACCAAGAAAGGAGTTACCTTTCCATTAGCCCGATGGTTAAAGTTTGAATCTCTTTTACCAGATATTCAAAACTACATCGACAatactgaaaaagaaaatgaagaagTACAGTGGCATGTTGGTGGAGGTGTGTTCATTTCATTATCACCAGGCTATTCAACAGTAGACATACGACACTTTTGGAAACCAGACAATGTCCAAGAACCTACACCTACACGAAAAGGTGTTACTCttaacaaaaagaaatttttaagacTTAAAGATGTCATTGAGGAGTTGCATGAATATGTTCCAGAACTGGAGGACATTGAACATTGCATTCTTAGCGAGTCCCATCAAAATCAGCTTGGAATGTTAAGTTGCCCTGAATGTACACCCTTTGGCTACGATCCACAAGACAGTATTTCATTGGAATACAACGTATATGACTTACAAGACCCGGAAACCATAGAGAGTGATCTTGAATGA
- the LOC128173320 gene encoding histone-lysine N-methyltransferase 2D-like: MGKEGRKRKLEVDFSCEGQSQAKKPRLSEENLILSTFRENFPEKFQKFELRMITSSESSLKPSDETPNSQPSDETPNSQPSDETPNSQPSDETPNVQPTDNSTISTPKPTDEDSIDQYSPQSPDLFIPAPTAQYVLQPELLALAELVDSMRVDLLQTSTLVSYIQDYVSRLDFRKQ; encoded by the exons ATGGGTAAGGAGGGCAGAAAGAGAAAGCTAGAAGTGGACTTTTCCTGTGAAGGACAAAG tcaggCAAAGAAACCGAGATTGAGCGAGGAGAACCTTATCCTCTCCACATTCAG agAGAATTTTCCggaaaaattccaaaaattcgAGCTGAGGATGATAACCTCCTCTGAATCCTCTTTGAAACCCTCTGATGAAACTCCGAACTCCCAACCCTCTGATGAAACTCCGAACTCCCAACCCTCTGATGAAACTCCGAACTCCCAACCCTCTGATGAAACTCCGAACGTCCAACCAACAGATAACTCGACCATCTCAACCCCCAAACCCACAGATGAGGATTCGATTGATCAGTACTCCCCCCAGTCTCCTGATTTATTTATTCCAGCTCCTACAGCGCAATATGTATTACAACCGGAGCTTTTAGCATTAGCTGAATTGGTCGACTCCATGAGAGTCGACCTTTTACAAACATCCACTTTAGTTAGTTATATACAGGACTATGTGAGCAGGTTGGATTTTAGAAAACAGTAA